The Streptococcus downei MFe28 DNA window GGACAATCGGCCCCTGCGCCGAGAGGAATTCGAAAGCCATGTCCATCAGATTGTCTATGTCTCAGCGACTCCAGGTGATTATGAGATGGAGCAGACTGATACGGTAATTGAGCAAATCATTCGACCAACCGGTCTGCTGGACCCCGAGGTTGAAGTCCGACCAACCATGGGGCAGATGGATGATCTGCTTGGTGAAATCAATGACCGTGTTGAAAAGGGTGAGCGGACCTTTATCACCACCCTAACCAAGAAGATGGCGGAGGACCTAACCGACTATCTCAAGGAGATGGGGGTCAAGGTCAAGTATATGCATAGTGATATTAAGACCTTGGAGCGGACCGAGATTATCCGCGACCTGCGTCTGGGCGTTTTTGATGTCCTGATTGGGATTAACCTCTTGCGAGAAGGTATCGATGTTCCCGAAGTTAGTCTGATTGCCATCTTGGATGCGGACAAGGAAGGCTTTCTTCGCAATGAACGAGGTCTTATTCAGACCATCGGTCGGGCTGCCCGCAATAGTCAGGGTCATGTTATCATGTATGCAGATACTGTGACCGACTCTATGCAGAAGGCTATGGATGAGACAGCTCGTCGGCGAGAAATTCAAATGGCCTACAATGAGGAGCATGGCATTGTTCCGCAGACCATTAAGAAGGAAATCCGCGACTTGATTGCTATCACCAAGACTAGCCAGGATAGTCAGGTAGCAGAAGAAGTAGATGTCTCCACCATGTCCAAGAAGGAACGGCAGGAAACCATCAAGAAGTTGCAGAAGCAGATGCAAGAAGCTGCCGAACTGCTTGACTTTGAATTGGCCGCCCAAATCCGTGACATGGTGCTGGAACTCAAGGCACTGGATTAGGTTGAGGGCTGCATTCAACCATGGAAAGAGATTGAGCTAGTCTTTCAGGCTAGCTTTATTTTTGGAAAGGATAGTGCTAGAATAAAAGCAATCAATAAGAGGAGTAGGGAAAGGTTGACGCTTGGTCGCCTTTTTCCTATTGGCTCAATCATAAAAAGGAAGTGTTTTAATGCCAGTCGGTGTGCTTGTTAATAGTTTTGCTATTGTTTTTGGAGGACTCTTGGGCGGTTTCTTTGGCCACCATCTCAATGATAGTTTTAAAGAAAAGATGAATATGATATTCGGTGTCTGCTCTATGGGAATGGGGATTTCTTCAATCATGAAAATGTCCTATATGCCGGCTGTTATTTTTGCGGTCGTCTTAGGGACCGTTGTTGGTCTTCTGCTTGATTTTGACCGTAAGATCTTCAAGGGCGGCTTCATCATGCAACGCTACATGTCGAAAATTTTTCCCTCCAGACCCGACATGCCCAGAAAACAATTCCTAAACGATTTGGTGACGGTCATTGTTCTCTTTTGTGCCAGCGGGACCGGTATCTATGGGAGTCTAGTTAATGGGATGACTGGTGATGCCTCTATATTGATTTCCAAATCAATTTTGGACTTCTTTACAGCCGCTATCTTTGCCTGCAACTTAGGCTTCGTGGTCTCAGCCATTGCCCTCCCTCAATTTGTCATCTTTTCCATCTTATTTTACTTGGCTGGTGTCATTGTTCCCCTGACCAATGCCAAAATTATCGGGGACTTCACAGCCTGCGGTGGCTTTCTCATGGTGGCAACAGGTTTTCGGATTATTCAGGTCAAAATGTTTCCAACCGCTGATATGATTCCGGCCATGATTCTGGTTATGCCCATCAGTTGGCTCTGGATGTCTGTCGTCTTGCCCTTCTTATAGGAGAAAAACATGTCTCGTGCCACACCCGTAATCTTAACCAATATGTGCCTAATTGAAGATAATAAAGGCAATATCGTCATGCAAATTCGTGACCCCAAGCGTTATTCCTGGTCGGGGGCTGCCCTGCCAGGTGGCCACGTGGAAGGAAAGGAGTCCATCCATGATTCGGTTGTGCGTGAAATTTATGAAGAGACCGGTCTGACCATAAAAGATCCTCAACTGGTCGGCCTCAAGGATTGGCACACGGATCAAGGCTATCGCTATATCGTTTTTCTCTATAAGGCTGGGTCTTATTCTG harbors:
- a CDS encoding DUF554 domain-containing protein, with amino-acid sequence MPVGVLVNSFAIVFGGLLGGFFGHHLNDSFKEKMNMIFGVCSMGMGISSIMKMSYMPAVIFAVVLGTVVGLLLDFDRKIFKGGFIMQRYMSKIFPSRPDMPRKQFLNDLVTVIVLFCASGTGIYGSLVNGMTGDASILISKSILDFFTAAIFACNLGFVVSAIALPQFVIFSILFYLAGVIVPLTNAKIIGDFTACGGFLMVATGFRIIQVKMFPTADMIPAMILVMPISWLWMSVVLPFL
- a CDS encoding 8-oxo-dGTP diphosphatase; its protein translation is MSRATPVILTNMCLIEDNKGNIVMQIRDPKRYSWSGAALPGGHVEGKESIHDSVVREIYEETGLTIKDPQLVGLKDWHTDQGYRYIVFLYKAGSYSGQLRSSQEGQVLWVNRRDLPQMALAYDMLALLRVFDEPELSEYFYQDKRDGQWQKKFY